The region ACGACCATACCGTAGGATTCAATGGTGACTGAGCAGGAACAGACCGCCCCCGCGTCGGCATCCACCCCCCGTCGAGTCGTGGTGGCGGAAGACGAATCGCTGATCCGCCTCGACATCGTCGAGATCCTCCGTGACAACGGATTCGATGTGGTCGGCGAAGCGGGTGACGGTGAGACCGCGGTGGCATTGGCCACCGAACTGCGCCCCGACCTCGTGATCATGGACGTCAAGATGCCCCAGCTCGACGGCATCTCGGCGGCCGAGCGCCTGAGCAAGGACCACATCGCACCCGTCGTCCTCCTCACGGCGTTCAGCCAGAAGGAGCTCGTCGAGCGGGCGAGCGAGGCCGGTGCGCTGGCCTACGTCGTCAAGCCATTCACCCCGAACGACCTGCTGCCCGCGATCGAGATCGCCCTGGCCCGCTACGAGCAGATCATCACGCTCGAGGCCGAGGTGGCCGACATGGTCGAGCGCTTCGAGACCCGCAAGCTCGTCGACCGCGCCAAGGGCCTGCTCAACGAGAAGATGGGGCTGTCCGAGCCCGAGGCCTTCCGCTGGATCCAGAAGGCGTCGATGGACCGTCGCCTCACCATGCAGGACGTCGCCAAGGCGATCATCGAGCAGCTCGCTCCCAAGAAGTGAGGTGCGGCGCGCAGCGCCGACACCTGTGACAGCGGATGCCTCGCCACGAGGCATCCGCTTCGTCATGTCGGGGGCAGGTCCTTGATCATGTTCGTGATGCGGATCGTCGAGCAGCGCCGCCCCTGATCATCGGTCACGACGATCTCGTGCACGGTGATGCTGCGGCCGAGGTGCACCGGGGTGCAGACGCCGGTCACGACACCGGACGTCGCAGACCGGGTGTGCGTGGCGTTGATGTCGACGCCGACCGCGAGCCGGCCGGGCCCGGCGTGCAGGTTCGCGGCCATCGAGCCGAGCGATTCGCCGAGCACCACGTACGCGCCGCCGTGCAGGAGGCCGACCGGCTGCGTGTTCCCCTCGACCGGCATCGTGCCGACGCAGCGGTCCACCGAGAACTCGGTGAACTGCATCCCCATCTTCTCCGCGAGGGCGCCCATGCCGCGCAGGGCCGCCCACTCGAGTCCGTTCACGTCTGCCGGGGGTGCGTCGGTCATCGCTCGCCTTCGATCGGGTCGGGGGTGTCCGATGCCCTGACTAGGCTTGCAGGGTGATGGACTCCGCAAAGCCTACCCTCCTGGTCGTCGACGGCCATTCGCTGGCATATCGGGCGTTCTACGCCCTTCCCGTCGACAATTTCTCGACCAAGGACGGGCAGCACACGAACGGGATCTACGGGTTCCTGGCGATGCTCATCAACCTGCTCAAGGCCGAGCATCCCACCCATCTCGCGATCGCGTTCGACACGTCGCGGCAGTCCTTCCGCACCCGCGAGTACACCGAGTACAAGGCCAATCGGTCCGAGACCCCCTCCGAGTTCAAGGGCCAGATCCCGCTGCTGCAGGACTGCCTGGCGGCGATGGGCATCACGGTCATCCAGAAGGAGGACATCGAGGCCGACGACATCCTCGCGACCCTCGCCACGCAGGGCTCCTCCCAGGGTTTCCGCGTGCTCGTCTGCTCCGGCGACCGCGACACCATCCAGCTCGTCGACGACGACGTGACACTGCTGTACCCCAACGTGCAGGGCGTCTCGCAGCTCAAGCGCTACGACCGCGACGCGGTGATCGAGCGGTACGGCGTTCCTCCCGAGCAGTACCCCGACATCGCCGCGCTCGTCGGCGAGACCAGCGACAACCTGCCGGGCGTCCCGAAGGTGGGGGAGAAGACCGCCGTCA is a window of Microbacterium terrae DNA encoding:
- a CDS encoding ANTAR domain-containing response regulator — its product is MVTEQEQTAPASASTPRRVVVAEDESLIRLDIVEILRDNGFDVVGEAGDGETAVALATELRPDLVIMDVKMPQLDGISAAERLSKDHIAPVVLLTAFSQKELVERASEAGALAYVVKPFTPNDLLPAIEIALARYEQIITLEAEVADMVERFETRKLVDRAKGLLNEKMGLSEPEAFRWIQKASMDRRLTMQDVAKAIIEQLAPKK
- a CDS encoding hotdog fold thioesterase, translated to MTDAPPADVNGLEWAALRGMGALAEKMGMQFTEFSVDRCVGTMPVEGNTQPVGLLHGGAYVVLGESLGSMAANLHAGPGRLAVGVDINATHTRSATSGVVTGVCTPVHLGRSITVHEIVVTDDQGRRCSTIRITNMIKDLPPT